A DNA window from Elephas maximus indicus isolate mEleMax1 chromosome 17, mEleMax1 primary haplotype, whole genome shotgun sequence contains the following coding sequences:
- the LOC126060685 gene encoding olfactory receptor 145-like has protein sequence MDIGNSSLVTKFILVGLTEYSKIQLPLFFLFLGIYIVTVAGNLGFITLIGLNAHLHIPMYYFLFNLSFIDLCYSSVISPKLLVNFVLKMNIISYAGCMTQLFFYCFFVNAECYVLTVMAYDRYVAICKPLLYTVTMSPQVCSLLAVIVYVGAFVAAWAHTGCMLRLTFCDANTINHYMCDILPLLELSCTSTHINELVVFTIVGFDVAVPCLTIIVSYAYILSSILHIHSREGRAKAFSTCSSHVIVVCVFFGSGAFMYLHPSSVLSMDQGKVSTVFYTIVVPMLNPLIYSFRNKEVKIALKKSFSRKTFS, from the coding sequence ATGGATATTGGAAACAGTTCATTAGTAACCAAGTTTATCCTTGTAGGTTTAACAGAATACTCAAAGATTCAACtccccctcttcttcctcttcctaggAATCTACATTGTCACTGTCGCAGGTAACCTCGGATTTATCACTTTAATTGGGCTGAATGCTCACCTTCATATTCCTATGTACTACTTCCTCTTTAATTTATCCTTCATTGATCTTTGTTACTCTTCTGTCATCTCTCCAAAACTGCTGGTAAACTTTGTGTTGAAGATGAATATCATCTCCTATGCAGGATGCATGACTCAGCTCTTTTTCTACTGCTTTTTTGTGAATGCCGAGTGCTATGTGTTAACAGTgatggcctatgatcgctatgtggccatctgcaaacccCTGCTGTACACGGTCACCATGTCCCCTCAAGTCTGTTCTCTGTTGGCTGTGATTGTGTATGTGGGAGCATTTGTTGCTGCCTGGGCCCACACGGGATGCATGCTGAGGCTGACCTTCTGTGATGCCAACACAATCAACCACTACATGTGTGACATCCTCCCCCTCCTGGAGCTCTCTTGCACCAGCACTCACATCAATGAACTGGTGGTTTTCACTATTGTGGGCTTTGATGTTGCTGTGCCCTGCCTCACCATCATTGTCTCTTATGCTTACATTCTCTCCAGCATTCTCCACATTCACTCCAGGGAAGGAAGGGCCAAGGCTTTCAGCACTTGTAGCTCACATGTAAttgttgtttgtgttttctttggATCAGGGGCATTCATGTACCTCCATCCTTCTTCTGTTTTGTCCATGGACCAGGGGAAAGTGTCCACCGTGTTCTATACCATCGTGGTGCCCATGCTCAATCCTCTGATATACAGCTTCAGGAACAAAGAGGTTAAAATTGCCCTGAAGAAAAGTTTCAGTAGAAAAACATTTTCCTGA